One part of the Huiozyma naganishii CBS 8797 chromosome 13, complete genome genome encodes these proteins:
- the KNAG0M00760 gene encoding uncharacterized protein (similar to Saccharomyces cerevisiae YBR225W; ancestral locus Anc_6.123), translating to MPDYGKMNKSMGAVPRIEVGSATPVDLQGTKDLVQRQSLKQASSAKLPRVQDSGAGTAAAVTPPQESLTGQKKYVAMLPEPTANENNHHHSNNLPGLVEGLHEFEVFAAPQPVLQQTASSASLSPLTNANEFVESKDVPEALETNPVQYQPTAGAKKRGEAQQQMNEVAMSRVKSVHGTTAILAEKQMATRTWNWNRLPLNGMSCLIKLKNSNVVKVEIDGQLKQLQYNVKYNPALPIMDIFYSFNHESKPMDCLVCSKERLKAFSSLMVDSFNRAQILNQQGQTKNGKPVNTLLTMYSKEASDYLLEDGSEIGTVVHLWLLQLQKMLSQTNSLFFSSEILQNLLKRKSLARKTFQEQQQQPYQQQQKQQNAPQDIDNGLLYIQQEDTNIHTQPKPVLKDPIEEIDILVLTTPIAQLTSWQLAFDEPNLDIADYKVNIAPWNAASDDIEVSMKSDPPVLLVSDEKDLIKLNRTNFKEYLTDCMGRPLNQQEVDQETFEGELSDGDNDMFDENGVVGSKTMNTENITSTVSQTMAEPPLKATELNVSLADQHSAPKKAAKKKSSIVNFFRRRHTSSSNVNTAKLPTKKETNAAQIFTGVDPKPVFKVPQKVTLDGLKSEKYPSPAPSAVSSSMQMEPLYQSIWLEKFFGRSLSNFKSVTIPTQYFLPKNSRSPVSPVSSKSTSDNCDEKTKNGHHYNKVYLQLKLPFRSESIPCIFCPWFWNVLSRNKWSVLVQEMYRCLEPEGYALAVLTDLRPTNSDPLESKFLSTKERDNIFDDVAIDAINHNLYIHPTKHVAEMFKNHGFTSIKTSTLSLKLGDLATHMGPVNEFICLMMLNFLFKHNLRSSDEIKNPGASLERYMAEHWNKVDDAAGTFRIAYLVAQKPKVTPPP from the coding sequence ATGCCAGACTACGGTAAGATGAATAAATCGATGGGTGCTGTGCCGAGGATAGAGGTGGGTTCTGCTACGCCAGTGGATTTACAAGGTACTAAGGATTTAGTACAGCGGCAGAGTCTAAAACAAGCGAGTTCCGCTAAACTTCCTCGCGTGCAAGATAGTGGTGCTGGAACGGCGGCGGCGGTAACGCCCCCACAGGAGAGCCTCACTGGACAGAAGAAATATGTGGCGATGCTCCCTGAACCTACAGCAAATGAAAATAACCATCATCATAGCAACAATCTGCCGGGACTCGTCGAGGGGCTACATGAATTCGAAGTGTTTGCCGCTCCGCAACCGGTGTTACAACAAACTGCGTCCTCGGCGTCACTTTCGCCCTTAACTAATGCAAACGAGTTTGTGGAGAGTAAAGACGTTCCAGAAGCTTTAGAGACAAACCCTGTTCAGTACCAACCGACGGCGGGCGCGAAGAAACGTGGGGAGGCGCAACAACAGATGAACGAGGTGGCAATGTCAAGGGTCAAATCGGTCCATGGTACCACTGCGATACTGGCCGAGAAACAGATGGCCACAAGAACGTGGAATTGGAACCGTCTGCCGCTCAACGGAATGTCCTGTCTCATCAAGCTGAAAAACTCAAACGTCGTGAAAGTGGAGATCGACGGACAACTGAAACAGTTGCAATACAACGTGAAATACAACCCTGCATTACCCATAATGGATATTTTTTACTCCTTCAATCACGAGTCAAAACCTATGGACTGTCTCGTGTGCTCCAAAGAACGACTGAAGGCATTCAGCTCGTTGATGGTTGACTCGTTCAATAGGGCTCAGATTCTGAATCAACAGGGTCAGACCAAGAACGGGAAGCCGGTGAATACACTGTTAACTATGTATTCAAAGGAGGCAAGCGATTATCTTCTTGAGGATGGCTCTGAAATTGGGACAGTCGTACATTTGTGGCTGCTTCAACTGCAAAAGATGTTGTCTCAGACAAACTCTTTATTCTTCTCTAGCGAGATTCTCCAGAATCTTTTGAAGCGCAAATCATTGGCAAGGAAAACGTTTCAagagcaacagcaacaaccatatcagcagcagcagaagcagcagaATGCCCCGCAGGACATTGACAATGGACTATTATATATTCAACAGGAAGACACAAACATTCACACCCAACCAAAACCTGTTCTAAAAGACCCCATTGAGGAGATAGACATATTGGTGTTGACTACGCCGATTGCACAATTGACGAGTTGGCAGCTGGCTTTTGACGAGCCAAATTTGGATATTGCCGACTACAAAGTCAACATTGCACCTTGGAACGCAGCTTCTGATGATATAGAAGTGTCAATGAAAAGTGACCCGCCTGTCTTGTTAGTATCCGATGAAAAGGACTTGATAAAGTTAAACAGGACGAATTTTAAAGAATACTTGACAGATTGCATGGGCAGACCTCTGAATCAACAGGAGGTGGACCAGGAGACTTTTGAAGGTGAGTTAAGTGATGGTGACAATGACATGTTTGATGAGAACGGAGTAGTGGGCTCAAAAACTATGAATACGGAAAATATTACCTCCACCGTAAGTCAAACAATGGCCGAACCGCCTTTAAAGGCTACAGAATTAAATGTGTCCCTCGCTGACCAACACTCTGCACCGAAAAAGGCTGCCAAGAAAAAGTCGAGTATAGTGAACTTTTTCAGGAGGAGGCACACATCTTCGTCAAATGTAAATACAGCCAAACTACCGACCAAAAAGGAGACTAATGCCGCTCAAATTTTTACTGGTGTCGATCCAAAACCGGTTTTCAAAGTACCACAGAAAGTTACCTTGGATGGATTAAAATCGGAAAAGTATCCGTCACCGGCACCGTCGGCGGTAAGCTCATCAATGCAAATGGAACCACTTTACCAATCGATATGGTTGGAAAAATTCTTTGGTAGATCGCTAAGCAATTTCAAGAGCGTGACTATACCAACTCAGTATTTCCTGCCCAAAAATAGCAGGTCACCTGTGTCTCCCGTATCTTCTAAAAGTACTTCAGATAATTGTGATGAAAAAACGAAAAACGGACACCATTACAACAAGGTTTATTTGCAACTGAAGCTGCCTTTCCGAAGTGAGAGTATTCCCTGCATTTTCTGTCCCTGGTTTTGGAATGTTCTTTCAAGGAATAAATGGTCTGTCCTAGTTCAAGAGATGTACAGATGCCTAGAACCCGAGGGGTACGCGCTCGCGGTATTGACCGACCTTCGTCCGACAAATAGTGACCCACTTGAGAGCAAGTTTTTGAGTACCAAAGAAAGGGATAATATATTCGATGATGTCGCTATTGATGCCATCAACCACAACCTATACATTCATCCTACAAAGCACGTGGCAGAGATGTTTAAAAACCATGGGTTTACCAGTATCAAAACATCCACTTTAAGTCTGAAACTGGGTGATCTGGCAACCCATATGGGACCGGTTAACGAGTTTATatgtttgatgatgttgaacttcttgtttaAGCATAACTTGAGGTCGTCTgatgaaataaaaaatcCAGGAGCTAGCTTAGAGAGATACATGGCGGAACATTGGAACAAAGTGGACGACGCTGCTGGGACGTTTAGAATTGCCTATCTGGTTGCACAGAAACCAAAGGTCACTCCACCTCCTTAA